The sequence CTTAATCACAATTCCAAAATGGCAGCAGTGCTGATTGTATATTATGAGAATTTAATTTGCCGATAATTCGTGCAAGTTTTATAGCTTTTCAACCACTCGTTCAGCATTGGATCAGAAGTGACGATGCCCCTAAACGCATGAATGATGTTCTATATAAGTCCTTGCTAAAATCAAGGTTTTTTTTACGTAAAATGCATCGTACTCTTAGGTTgtctattatatttttgtattttatgtctctgctaatatacatgtatgtatatattataatagtATTTTTGGTTATAACATTTATGTATCTGTTACATTGAAATAAGAAATGTtattcatcttcattttttccATTATTACAGAAAGCACAGTACCTTTCTACTCTTGGAATATTACAATGTCCTCAATAAATAATCAAAGTATGTGCACTTCAAAGTTAAATGcgtaaattgtaaaataaaaaaaaaagcaaaatagaGATCATGGGGAGTGGGGAGTGAAATGATGAAATGAGTACAAGAATGATAATGACATCCAGCTCCTTTTTCGGGAACACTATGATGTTTCTCGGTCTTCCAAATATTTGTCgcaaaaatataattgttaaacAGCAAGATAGATGTAAAATCTTAAGTACAGTCTTTTGGGTATCCAATATCTATGCTAAAGCGACATGTTTAGGCCATTTGTGTGACAGGTGCACGAACACATTTGTACTCTTAATCTCtatgacaaaattaaatattcaaaacgaTACACATAAGGGTTACCAATGCATGTTTGTTTACTGCAAATGaacatcattgaaaaataataatttaacttGCATATTCTACCTTGCAATTCTCGTAAATCACCAGTTCAAAAAATTCTACTATTTGAGATTACCATGTAGAAAAATTATGTAAACACTCTCCATGTGCGGGTAAATTGTATAGCTCTAGAGGAAAAGATGAGAATCGAATACTATTGACGgtatttgtagtaaaatcaaATGCATGTAATCATTGTGcatatgtatatgtattatCAGTAGATTATCAAATCGGTGCACGATGAAAACATTGTTAAAACATGAAAATCTgggaaaagggagataatcatgTGGTTTCTATTTATCACAGATCAAGAAGATCAAGAAGtgtcataaaattaaattaagaatTTCTCTCTTTTGCAGGGCACTCTTTCCTATGTTCCTTCCCCAATCCTCAATCTTATGGCACAACTGTTCTCATTGGTGCATATGACGCCCTATGTGAATCTTCCTCCTGGACCCTTCCTCCTGGCATGTAATTTCCTCcatcatatttaatttgtttttgctgTTACGATTTAGGTTGCTGATGTTATGGTAAGTcaaaacatcctgttttttgcaataaagtCTGAAAAAGTTGTTGTTTTTGCAGATGATGGTATAATATAAAATTCACTTGAGGTTACCTGGTTTCATAGATTAACATGATAAATGGTGGTATCAGGTCCGTTGGCGCCCAAtacactttcgcaccctacacgttcgcacgTTCGCACTCTACACGTTTGCGCccaattttaaattcaaattccagtagaataattggaaaatcatgattgttgttttaaattgctttaacatgtttaactgaATGTATTtggcttggtatgagtaaaacattgaagattttaaatgaaaaaaatacaaaagataattgttttaacagcttggtccctttgatctgaaacaatgaaacaataaaatttagcAATACACAATGATaatcaaaacatgattaaaaaaaattcaacacaCCAAAAAAAACGTAGTCAGAAATTCACTTTATTCACttaattttgaaacaagtcaatgaaacaaagttatagcaatacactaaccaaaacatgataaagagtgattcattcaaaataaaacgttgacagaatatcactttatttagaaaggattatttttgttatcaatgCACTATCCAGAACATGataaagatttattcaacacaaaaaaaatgctgtctcactttattttgagacaatcacaacaaatatacttataagaaTACACTAgccaaaacttgattacaaagttattaaacacaaaaccgattaaaattgggcgcgaacatgtagggtgcgaaagtgaaagggggcgaacatgagtggGTGCGAACGTTAATGGGGGCGAACGGACTTTGATTCATAAATGGCATACTATGCAGTTGCAAGTGCATGCCAATGCCTATAATCCTAATTATTATGAGGTCttcaaaggattttttttctgtgacaccTTCCTTCAACTTCGCCTCGGTATTAAATAATGAGTCGCAGACAAAAAAGAAGTAGCCTTTCAAGACAAAGGAAGGTATCAtagaaagaaatttaaaatagcTTTTTGCATGTTTCAAgaagtcataattatttggcCTAGCAGATGCCAACTAATGCATTGTCAGAAATAAGCATTGTTGTCGTGGGTATTACAACATTGCTAATCATAAgcataaaagattatttttaattgcaagtattatacatcatgtacatggtTACTTATTGGGTGTGAAAGTATTTGCAATATCAAACAAACATGTTGCAAATATTTTTGCACTCAAATCTACTTTAGGCATGCACAGTTACATTTCAAAGTCACTTTTTCACTAGTTTTCATGtaatatgcatatttattagCTAAAAAGCgtcttaaaaaataaagcatttttattaaccaatatttcaaatattttattgtattcatCCTTCATATTAAGGATCCTTCCTACAGGCCAGCAACCAGCCTATAGATTAAGGAACACATTCCAAAAACCTAGTCGCAGTGAAAAAATCTCTGTCCATTTGAAAGTTGTGTATAAgtgttgaaaaattaaattttgttcttACATGTCAGAAGCATGCAAAATTCAAACTGAAATATCTCAAAAAGCAAGTCATTCAGGTACATTTGTAGATTGTAtcagtataatatatatatatatatatatatgtttggaTGATGCTTATGGAAATTGTCATTGTGTCAAAATgcatgattattttataatttcaatgatacattttacattaaattttgtgtttggattatttttttagGTATTAATATGTATAAGCAGAAATTGTAAAAGATGCCTAAAAGAAAAGAGATAAGAATTCAAGAAAATGGAGAGAAGAGATTAATTGCCGATGTAAagtctgaaataaaaaagaatcaaCAAGAGAGTAACAAAGAAGCAGAAAAAGTTCCAGTGGTTACAAAAGCAAGAAGCAGAAGGAATGGAAATACCAGTATTGAAAAGCATGAAAAGCCAAAGGACATTGTAaaggggataaaaaaaaatgattctgaAAATAATGAATCAGACACTATTCCTGttattaaaaaagataatttaaaaagtGATGAAAAAGGAAACCTGACTCAAAAAGACCACAGTAAAGATATGAAGAAAGAACAAATTGGAAGAAGAAAGAGAAAGAGTAGCACTCAGAATGCAGAAGACAATGAAAAGATTGATGGCAGCATTAAAGGGGATATTGTAGATTGTGATGTACAACTTGCAATTGATGGTTCTAAAGacagcaaaaaaatgaaattggatCCATGGCCTAATACGAAATTAGATCCATGGCCTAAAAGGGACAATGAAACAAAATCTACAGTTTTGTCTAAAAAGTTAGAAGCATGGCCACAAGCTCAAAACAAAGGTAGAACTTATGAAAATCTTATTACTGATGGaaagacaaaagacaaaaatgctTGTAAGGGTAAGAAAGAAAATAGTGCAGAGAAAAAGGAATCACAAAGTTCAGATATGATTAAGAAATTAAAGACAGACACAGGGAATAAGAGAAAGTCAAATACCAAAAAAGAAGATATTCTTCAGAATACAGTAATAGCAAAGAAACAGAAGAGACAAGCTACAAAATGTAACCAGAAACAGAAGGACAATCATCTcaatactacaaatttaaaggaacataatgataataatggaaagaaaatgggaaaaaaagCAGATGGTGCTTctaaaaagaaaggaaaaagtGAACTTGCTGACCCTAAACAAAGTAAAAACGAAGTTTTGGGCAAGAAGAGTggagaaaagacaaaaaagtcATCCAAAAAGAAAGTAATTAATACAAAATTAGATGATGTTGATATAATGTCAGATGACAGTTCAGACAATGAACAGGCACAGAAAAGtagtaaaaaaatcaagagaAAGGTGAAAGATGTAGgtcataatattgaaaatgacaCTTCTAATTGTCAACCATTGAAGTCCATGTCAGCTGTTCCAAAGAAAGTTGACATGAAAGATGTGACGTCAGTTTTGTTAATGATGGAAGGGAAGACAAAGAATGTTGATGATGCTGTACCCAGTACCTCAAGAATGCATGATGACAGTGATGAAAGTGAAGATTTGATAAATAGTGATGAATCAGACTGGGAAGAAGTCGCAGGTAGGTTATGATTTGCATCTTACATATTTGTCCAGAAAAGAGTTCAGGTTTTCCCGAccaactttaaacatttttataaggaTTTCTGAAACAATCTCACCATCAAATCAGTTGTTATAACTACTTACAATTTACTTaccaatttccattctctattttattacTTATctcatcaaaatataatgaagaGTGTTTCACCTCGCATAATAGCAATACATTCAATTTCATCTGTATGGCTATCCTATAAACCTGAGATACCagttcatgtatatatttttcttttaaatgtatacCATATCATTATAATGGATAAACACATTTGATGTTGGATTTCTTTTCCTGAAAATTAATTgaagtaatttttttctttttacaattttctttttcatttaaaatttatttctattatgcCTATGTTATGGTCATGGGTAGCTGCTGACAGAGCTAGGGTTCCACAGCTAGATCATGGGTGACATCTGTGAATGTGATGGATCCTGTCACTTCCTTAAGATATTACCAATACAttgtttatgttgttttgtAGCACTCCATGAAAGTCCAAACAAGTCACAGATTCCATCTGGACCCATTGAAATTACTTTGGATGGACCACAAATTATGAAGAAaaggtatttatttttaacaaattttcatcAGATATTTCTGAATGTCTAAATCTACCTTTTTCATTtagattcaaagttttaaacacTCCTTTGCAGATAGAGTTTTTGAggggtttttttctaaattattttgttttacatttttggcAATTATTTTGAAAGCAGTCAGATATGAGAGGAAGAAACtttgaattgaataaaaatgatcCACAAGGAAAgatttttttgggggtaaaaagagTCAAGGCAATAATTCCTCATATGTCAATTGTCCATTTGTACCATTGCTACTAATGTTCTTTCAATGAGCATATTTTGTTATCTCAATTTTTGAggaacaatatttaaaaaaggccATCTATATTTTTAGGAAGAAGAAAACCTTTGATGTAAAAGCTTACTTTCAGAGACTGTCAAACAGGTTCCAGAAAGAAGTGAGGGAAAATATTCATAAGGTATGTTATTATAAAAGTGATAATGGTttgcatattttcaacaagCTGAGTCAGATTTTGAAAAATGCTACAAATGCTGCTCACAAGGTCATCAAGGTTATATTCTATAGGAAAATAAATGTCATCCCATGACCAGCCAAAGACTTCTTCTGATTGTGAACAgtcttttttatgccccacctacgatagtagaggggcattatgttttctggtctgtggctccgttcgtttgttttcgttcgttcgtttgtccgtcGCTTCGTTCGTCCGcaggttaaaatttttggtcaaggtagtttttgatgaagatgaagtccaatcaacttgaaacttagtacacttgttgcttatgatatgatatttctaattttaaagccaaataagaCTTTTGACTGCAATTTCACTGTCAaccaaacatataaaatgaaagtgggattttcaggttaaagtttttggtcaaggtagtttttgatgaagctgaagtccaatcaacttaaaacttagtacacttgatgCTTATGACATgacatttctaattttaaagccaaattagacttttgaccccaatttcatggtccatggaaaatgaaaaatgatagtgccagtggggcatcggtgtactttggacacattcttgttggtTCTAACTCATAAGTCATGTACTTAGTCATGTTAGTTAGTGCCATATTATGTTGGGCGTTTAAGCagcaaatataaattatatagtCTTATTAAGTATACTACACAAGAGAAACAGTGTGTATAATTAATTATGCAATGttaaaataagattttcttttttgtgtgtCCCTGTAGAGATCAAAGGGACAttttaagttttacccttgttcATCTACATACATCCTGAAATTTTTTACTGGACACTAACTTTACTTTGCCTCAATCCAACTTTTTGAGAtgcagatcaagtttgaattggGTAGCATCATTTCTGCTGTTCtacagttatgtccctttataaacagaaaaacttaTACATAATGCTTATAAACCAAATACAGATCAATGTCAAATTTGAGAGGAGTTTcattataaatggaaaaaaatatagaaattggtgtatacatgtattcacaAGCAGGGGCATCTGTGTCCCATCCAtttattcttcttttatttttctgaaatatccCCTTATAATCATTTATATTAGTAACAGTATAGAGATTTCTTTGGTTGTGTATATCTTTCATCATATGTAAGTATTTAActtagtagatataggaagatgtggtgtgggtgccaatgagacaactctccatccaaataacaatttaaaaattaaaccattataggttaaagtacggccttcaacacggagccttggctcacaccgaacaacaagctataaagggccccaaaattactagtgtaaaaccattcaaacgggaaaaccaacggtctaatctatataaacaaaacgagaaacgagaaacacgtatatattacataaacaaacgacaactactgtacatcagattcctgacttaggacaggtgcaaacatttgcagggggattaaacgttttaatgggcccaaaccttctccctttttctgaaacaatagcataacatcacaacatataaaaacatacgctTTATTAAAGTGGTTTAGTTTGAGTTTGAGATTTTATTCTAATTTGAAAGGCTAAtgtcttattttgttttattgcaggTTCATTTCATGTGTTTGTTATCTAGAGGGATGTATTTAAACAGACTTTGTGAAGATGACACCATTAAAGCCTTTGCCTTGTCCATCTTGCCTAACCAGTTTACTACAGTATCCAGGAAAACTTTTAACATCAATTTATTAGCCAGGATCTTGATATGGTATAAAGAAAAGTTCCCTCTCATGACAAAAAATACCATGAAGGATCTTTGTGTGGTGAGTATAAACTTCACTGGATACTGAGACAAATCACCATTAAAATCCAAGCTTGATGATTCAGAACTGTACTTTTAACACAACCCTAAAAACAGTTTGTGAAAGGTTTGATTTTTCcgttcaagaaaaaaaatgtgtgtataAAAAGTGCTGAATTGATACAAGTTATTTATTAAGTGAAAACATACAGAGCTCAGGGTTAATATCAGAGTGgttagatttttcatttttgtcaagcctgcgactttagttgcagaaagctcgacatagggatagtgatccagcggcggcggtgttagctcacttcttaaaagctttatattttagtaggtggaagacctggatgcttcatactttgtatatagatgcctcatgttacgaagtttccgtcagtcacatggccaatgtccttgacctcattttcatggttcactgactacttgaaaaaaaaagtcaagattttttgtaatgttttattcTCTCTTATTAGTAGTacaagtaataggataactatatttggtatgtccAAGGTcatcatgcccgtcagacagttttcacttgacctcaacctcatttcatggatcagtgaacaaggttaagttttggtggtcaagtccataactcagatactataagcaaaaggtcatgtatatttggtgtatggaaggactgtaaggtgtacatgtccaactggcaggtgtcatctgaccttgacctcattttcatggttcaatggttatagttaagtttttgtgttttggattgtttttcttatactgtatgcaataggtctactatatttggtgtatggaatgattgtaaggtgtacatatctagctggcaggtgtcatctgactttgacctcattgtCAAGGTTTAATAGTCAAAGtgaagtttttgagttttggtctttttttctaattctatatgcaaaaggtcaactatatttgttgtatggaaatattttatgatgtaattGTCAGTTgcgcatgttttatttgaccattcCCTccttttcacggttcattgctcatgttgctcagtgttaagtttttgtgttttggtctgtttttcttaatctataaacaataggtcaactatatttgttgtatggaagaattgttagctctgcatgtctgcctggcattgtccatctgaccttgaccttatttttatctggttcattggtcaatgtttagttttcttggataatgttaagtttatgtgacagttgtaataaagctttatatttaggactatctacaaaatatcaatgattagtaaagaaggcgagacatttcagtgtgtgcacttttgtttaaatttattataaatatgaaagCAAATTGTGTTTTTGCATTTGACATATATAGAATTGTTATCTACTGAGCAGGAAAATGTTACTATTTATAGAAAGAAAGATTAGAAGAAAGCTTCAGATTTTCAACAGTGATGTCCTATCTAGAAAGAGCATTGGTGAGTAAAAAGCAGGTTAAGCATTGTATGTATATCTAGAGAGAAGTGAGAAAAATTTCCCTCAATTTTATGAGTCATAAtagaaaaagtttaatttgtagAATATACTAgtagacaaaatattttcaaatgatatgaATAAAGCATAAAAGTAATACTAAAgtaaaatttagaataaataagaaaatatatggGCCAGAATAAACTCATATTTTGTTCTATCTACAATATCTAGAAAtgtagatacatgtaccaaaGATTAAAGAATCCCCAGTTATAAACaaagtgaaaatattttgttgttgccTGCACGTTAAGTCAATCTAATGGTTTGAAGTTATCAACATTTGAATTACCTGTTtgtatgatttatatttttcaggtaTTAATTATACTGCTGAGGAATTTAGGGTTAATAACCAGACTTGTGATGTCTATACAACCAATGCCATTAAAACCTAAGGtaagtagatataagaagatgtggtatgagtgctaatgagacaactctcaatccaagtctaatttttaaaagtaaaccattgtaagGCAAATTACAGTTTTAAACAGAGGCTTAGCTCACaatgaacagcaagctataaaggtcataaaaaatgactagtgtaaaaccaatcaaatgggaaaaccaataTTATAGATTATATGAAAAACGTCGAGAAACgagagaaacacttatgaactacATATACAAATGACAACAACTAAACATAATTTTCCTGACtgaggacaggtgcaaacaaacgCAGCAGGTTTAAACCTTTAAATAGGTACCAACCTTTACCCttacctgaaacaatagtgtaacatcacaacatagaccTTGATATTAACTGTGTAATTGTATGCACTGCTTATGATAAGAGGAGGCCAATTTGTTTTTCCTATCTATGGATGACTGTCCAACTGTATTAGGTTGAGGTTGTTTCAATGAAGCTGTGGTCAGATCAACTTGTAACTTAGTACAAATGTTTAATAGtatttgaacattttcaaatgtcaGTTAAAATAAGGAATTTAACTGAGCATTGTATAGTGTCTAGTGGACATgtattattcttattcttagatttaaatttaaaatgtagaaatatcactgattcatgattttttttcaaatccaatttctTATAATGCACATTTCAAATGAGGGAATTCAAAGAccatttataaaagatattttgagtagataattaaaaaaatggctgagatattgatcattttcagtGCTCAGATTTCATAAGAATTCTTTTTCAATTTCTGTATTTAGAATATTATACTATTAATTAAGagtaagaaaatattttcctatttttaattcaatttggtttattttcaataatttttttcaggatACATCCAAAAAGTCAGGAAAAGAAAGTAACTCAAGAACTAAAAAggtttctgaaaaaaattctcaaaattccAAGACAGTACATAACAAGTCTGCAAAGGTTCTCTCAGGGAAATCCAGCAAAGGAGGTCAAAAGAAACAAAGTAGTCAAAGTGATTCTACAGAATcggaatattttaaaaagaaagacaaaaagcCTAGGTCGAGAGGATCAAAGGTCAAACCTCAAAGTTACAAAGGTTGTGAAAGTCATGATGAAGATTCAAGCAGTGAGAGTGAATTAGATAAGCCTAGAAGAAGTAAAAGTGGTAAACAAAAGAAAGCTGTGAAGGGAAAAGCGAAAAAAGAAAAGTCTGATGAATGTAAACCAGGgtagatttttgttatattgtttcTAAATGGTTATAGGGCATGATTGAAAAAagcattttaaacaaatatactgCTAAAAGAGATTTTACAAACTTATCCTTTATGACACGCAAACATTTTATCTCTATGCTTAGAATAATAATCTTGTACAATACCTAATTTTGGTACAGTATGAACTCTTTCATTTCAGTTCTGATGATGATTTTGAAGAAGACAGTTTTACAGCTAGGAGTCCTGttaatttattaaagaaattcgtggaaaaaaacaaaaacagaaaaattctATCATCAGACTCTGACATTGAAGAAAACACAGGCAagtattcattattattttctggttatattttgtatatatgtagtATAGTAAATTTGAGAGAAATTACTTATTGGTTACATGTGAGTGCATTTCATGACCTGTACTTGACACagataatcatattttttttgtatcctgTGTCACCAGCTCtctaagtttgtttttttgcattatGAGAAGTAACAGGTCACATCTGACATAACTGCTTTGGTTGAATTAATGCTGTTTGTACTTGTCAGTAACCCTAtcagatattttgatattttaaagtaacgactgatttttaaaggaaaaaaatgagTATAGACTTGGGAGAAAGGTCTTGAAACGTAATGTACTGATAATTAGTATTTTAGTGACAAAGTAATGAGATAAGATATTTATTGTAGGGTGTGACATATGGACAGAGGTGTTCCTAGAATCAGAGGATAAGTGGCTATGTAAGTTATGTATTAAAAGAATAGAAAGTTGAATTGTTAAACAGAATTTCATATTGAGTCAAGGTagataggttttaaaatttgtatacaaataaaaaatggcaaCACGAAGAAAAGACAAATAAGTTGATATATTCCTTCACCATACTGCAACAAAAACtgaacaacatgaaccccactaAATAATATGTGTTAACTCTTATGCTCCAGTAGGGTCATCAATACCTGCTCCTGATTTTATTGATTGACATTGATTGATTTAAACTTTCCagagataaaaatataaatgagcGTACTTTTTCTagtatcccccccccccccagaatattcTCATCCGACCAAATTGCATGAAAGTAATTATTGGAATATTCACTATGGGTTTGGTCCTACATGTCCTATGTTAGGTAAAACTTGtctaattaatgttttattttacataatttattttttgttattacttTAGGTATTGACTGTATGAATTGTCGGGTGAACAAGCCACATGTAATAGAAAGCCAGGTTACCAAACCTCTTCACTATGTCCTGTCATTTGATAATGGTATGTAAAAgattattttcataactttatatAGCAGGATATACTGTTCACATAATTTTTTCATCTTCACCATGTATTTTTGCagttttaatacaaattatgattactatttttgttatgatatactgtggattcatttattttcgtgggtatcagcTTTTGTAGATTGAGGAAATGCAGCTTGTTCGTGCGTATTTGATTTCGTGGCTTTGCATAATCGCTGCATACAAAGACTACAAAAAAGTgtattttgttgaacatttaaatttgtggttcacctgtacccatgaAAACCACGTAAATTGGTATGCGACGAatgataatgaatccacagtacacaTATTAAAAATCATGTCACGAGTACCACTCTCTCAAGTTGATAAAATCATAACGTCTTGTTAATGCAAATGActcattttaatgatttttttattttatgatttcttGAATTATCCATCCACCAATTTCTCAATTACGTTCCTTGTGCAGTTACAAATTCAATcatcaaaatcaacaaaactttgatttcaaGAGTTTATAAATGTAAGTAAA is a genomic window of Mytilus trossulus isolate FHL-02 chromosome 1, PNRI_Mtr1.1.1.hap1, whole genome shotgun sequence containing:
- the LOC134728293 gene encoding DNA repair protein complementing XP-C cells homolog, giving the protein MPKRKEIRIQENGEKRLIADVKSEIKKNQQESNKEAEKVPVVTKARSRRNGNTSIEKHEKPKDIVKGIKKNDSENNESDTIPVIKKDNLKSDEKGNLTQKDHSKDMKKEQIGRRKRKSSTQNAEDNEKIDGSIKGDIVDCDVQLAIDGSKDSKKMKLDPWPNTKLDPWPKRDNETKSTVLSKKLEAWPQAQNKGRTYENLITDGKTKDKNACKGKKENSAEKKESQSSDMIKKLKTDTGNKRKSNTKKEDILQNTVIAKKQKRQATKCNQKQKDNHLNTTNLKEHNDNNGKKMGKKADGASKKKGKSELADPKQSKNEVLGKKSGEKTKKSSKKKVINTKLDDVDIMSDDSSDNEQAQKSSKKIKRKVKDVGHNIENDTSNCQPLKSMSAVPKKVDMKDVTSVLLMMEGKTKNVDDAVPSTSRMHDDSDESEDLINSDESDWEEVAALHESPNKSQIPSGPIEITLDGPQIMKKRKKKTFDVKAYFQRLSNRFQKEVRENIHKVHFMCLLSRGMYLNRLCEDDTIKAFALSILPNQFTTVSRKTFNINLLARILIWYKEKFPLMTKNTMKDLCVKERLEESFRFSTVMSYLERALVLIILLRNLGLITRLVMSIQPMPLKPKDTSKKSGKESNSRTKKVSEKNSQNSKTVHNKSAKVLSGKSSKGGQKKQSSQSDSTESEYFKKKDKKPRSRGSKVKPQSYKGCESHDEDSSSESELDKPRRSKSGKQKKAVKGKAKKEKSDECKPGSDDDFEEDSFTARSPVNLLKKFVEKNKNRKILSSDSDIEENTGCDIWTEVFLESEDKWLCIDCMNCRVNKPHVIESQVTKPLHYVLSFDNDGFIKDLTPKYASKWLTETRKLRIKDEWLQETLAPYKSPDIDVIAKEDNDIQARLVSQPVPKSVSELKSHPLYVLKRHLLKFEAIYPNSAIPVGYIKNEPIYARECLHVLHSRENWLKEGRAVRVGEEAYKMVKSRVRWKNKKENPDALDLEIFGRWQTEVYIPPPAIDGKVPRNGYGNIEIFMPSMIPAGTVHLKLPGLNKVAKKLDIDCVAAMTGWDTHCGYSHPVLDGFVVCEEYKDILLAAWDEDQEIQKQKDIEKREKRVTQNWRLLTKGLLIKEKLKRKYLLQPNLHEVETKEKTKTESKPAEKADDVEKAWPMNKEGSKSLSTAKHFKTETL